accGACGGTACCCACTAGTTCTCAGGCGGCACCCGCCAGAAATCCTCCGGCGCCACGCACAAcatctcttcctcttcccgaGACCTTTGCGGCACCGGGACGAGGATCGGGCTGCGCTTGAGCTGCCGCCTCAGCTGCTGCGCCAGCATGCCGTAGGCGACGTCGAGGAAGACGATCAAAGGGGAGCCCGTCTGGATGATGGCGTCGCCTGAGCACAGCGCGTGGTTGCACGGCACGGGCATagtttcttggtttcttccCATATCTCAATTTTTTAAGGCCGGTATAATTGTATCAATTGTCACATATCATATCTACCGATAATCCAACTCAGTTATTTATAGGCCAGCTGATTGCGATTGCACTTGGTTCTGAGGCTCAGATATGATGTGTGACCTAACCAATCGATGGCATATGATGCGTGTGACCCAACGGATTGGAATTAATCGAGGAAGCTTCCATCACAAGAACTTCATGTGGCCGCTGCGTGCAACACTAGCTGGTAAAGAATTTGCCAAGTTGTTGGATCAGTTTCATAGGCGTGTCCATATATATTTAAGCTGTGAAAGAAACAGTAGCATGCAAATATTGGTTGATTCTGCGATGgtataataataatataatgCCACGAAATTCCTCGACTGACACAAATTAACTGCTAATCCATTAATTAACCGACAGAACTATATCTACTCTATGGCATCATCAGTGTGAATTGAAGTCCGAAACTAAAACTATGACGCTGCTTAATTAGCCGGAGCCAGGAAATTCTTGATGTCTTCCTCGAGGTAGGCCATGACAGCAGTCCAGGCAGCCTGCGTGGGATTCATCTCGTCCCAATAGAAGTACCTCTCCGGATCCTCACACAGCGTGTAGAGCTGCTCCGGGTTCACGTCGTCGCCGTTGGTGTCGCCGCAGAATCCGCTGGGGTCGTTGCTCTCGCAGCACGGCGTCAGCTTGTGCTGGAACTGCCCGTGGTGGCCACCTCTGGTATTACTACTGCCCGACGATGACCCGGAGGACGACACTAGTGAGCCGAGGACGCTGGAGAAGGCGGCGTGGAGGTTGACGACGAAGACGCCCTCCTTGTCGCCGACGAGGTGGGCCAGGTTCCTGTTGTGCACGGGGGCGCCGGCGTTTGCGACGCCGTCGCAGGCGCCGTATCCGATGGCCCTCGTCTGTGACGGCGCGCAGCCGACGGGGTGGAGGTTGTTGGTCAGCACCTTGCCGACGCCGAGCTTCTTCAGCCGGTCTGCTGAGGCCGCGATGCCCGAGGTCACGTTCTTGATGAAGGCCGTCACGTCCCCGAAGCCCGCGGGCGCCGCCACGCTCACGCGGTCGTAGTCATTGCCCGAGATGGCGATCAGCGCCACGGAGTCGGCCGCGAGCTGCGCCTTGGAGATGACGCCGGAGCGGACGAGGCCGGCGAACGTGGCGACCTGGTCCGAGAGCTGGGGCGCGCCGCGTGGCACCGCGTACACGCCGGAGCTGCCCGCCGCGAAGTTCATTCCCGTCGGGTGGCAGTGGCCCTTGGCCCCCGTCGACGCGTacgacggcggcgacttcTCGAAACCCATCATCGCCGCTGCAATGCACACAAGTTAAAGATCGAGAATATATGATCTAAAAGGGCTTGTTGGCCTGGCGACGTATCAAGTGAAAACTCCCATTAAGTGCAAATCTGCAAACTAGTCAATGGATGAAGAACTATGAACACGTACCGATGAAGTCCGATTGGACCTTGTCATTCGAGAAGCGGCCAGAGGGGGTGGAGTCATTGGCAGAGGAGCCATACGGCACGTACCACTGCCGGATGAGGCCATTGTCGGCGACACGTTGGGTGGCGTCCTTGGCGAGGTTGCCGTTGTCGGCGAAGGAGTCGCCGAAGACGAACAGGCTAGGAccggttggcggcggcgggttaGCAGGAACGACAGGGCTAGGCGGGGCAATATTAGCACAAATGGGCAACAAGGGCAACTGCGCGCAGATTCGAGGATCAGGACGCTGGACTCTCGAGGGTATCGCACACACATCACCTGCAATATATATGCACGTTTGTTAATGAATTTTTGATTAGACGGAAAGATCAAGCATGGTGATTCATTAACGAGAGTACGTATATGATATGTTGTAAGAAATTAGAAACCGATCCCCAGCTTACAAGCAGCGACCATCaacgcgaggaggaggaggattagCTTCGCCATGGCAGCTCTCTCGATGGAGATCAATCTACGTGTGGAGAGCGATTTGAAGGGGGCACCAAAGtgatgatcgatcgatggttTTGTGTAGGAAATATATGTTCCCGAGCGTGCATTATTTTGCTATTTATACAAGTCATCATGCCCAGACTTTAAACTTCAAATGACTCCTCCGGAGTCCAGATCAAACAAAGATCGAAAAGAATTTTAAGGTTCGAACTCCATACTCCGGAGCCCAGAGGCGAGATCGAAAAGAATTTTGAAGTTCAAACTCCAGAGTCCAGGGGCGCGAAAAGAATTCTAAGGTTCAAACTCTAGAGTCCGGCCAGAAGCGAGACCAAAAAGGATTTAAGGTTCAAACACTTATAATTAAATGGCCAGATATATTGTCTACGTGCGATAGAAGAGGcaaagtttttaaaaaaattattaaaGGACTAAA
This is a stretch of genomic DNA from Brachypodium distachyon strain Bd21 chromosome 1, Brachypodium_distachyon_v3.0, whole genome shotgun sequence. It encodes these proteins:
- the LOC112270057 gene encoding GDSL esterase/lipase At5g03610-like, with protein sequence MAKLILLLLALMVAACDVCAIPSRVQRPDPRICAQLPLLPICANIAPPSPVVPANPPPPTGPSLFVFGDSFADNGNLAKDATQRVADNGLIRQWYVPYGSSANDSTPSGRFSNDKVQSDFIAAMMGFEKSPPSYASTGAKGHCHPTGMNFAAGSSGVYAVPRGAPQLSDQVATFAGLVRSGVISKAQLAADSVALIAISGNDYDRVSVAAPAGFGDVTAFIKNVTSGIAASADRLKKLGVGKVLTNNLHPVGCAPSQTRAIGYGACDGVANAGAPVHNRNLAHLVGDKEGVFVVNLHAAFSSVLGSLVSSSGSSSGSSNTRGGHHGQFQHKLTPCCESNDPSGFCGDTNGDDVNPEQLYTLCEDPERYFYWDEMNPTQAAWTAVMAYLEEDIKNFLAPAN